DNA from Daucus carota subsp. sativus chromosome 1, DH1 v3.0, whole genome shotgun sequence:
GGCTAAGAAACGCGAGCGAAAAGTTGGATACTTTTTAAAGAATATCGGTTCCAACAAGTATACTTTGGCTGTCATCGGAAAACAGAGCATCGTAGGCCATATGTCTTACGACGTTTATGGATCCTTTGCTAGGAATCATGCTTCTCATCTACCTCCTCGACAAGACCTCAAGTGGAATACAAAGAGGGAAGTGGTGGATTGGTTATCCACATTGATAACAGTCCCTAATACGGAAGTTGTGCAACAAGTCCAGTATGCAAAGGAAGGCAACAGCTTCTTTAAAGTCTTGATAGgcgagtttaaagatagcttaaaTGTACCAGCAACGTATATGCAGCAGTACAACAGCATCAAAAATGGTGCGATGAGACTAAGGAACGGAGAAAATGAATGGGAAGTAGAAGTAGATGGTCGAGTCATCAAGAGCGGGTGGAATAAATTTGTCAAGGATCATAAGCTTTGTGAAGGTGATTTCCTTGTATTTACCGCTCTAGGTGAAATGTTTTTCAATGTGGCTATCTTTGGACAGAATGGTCGGATTAAAGAATATCCGTGGTTCCATGCTTTTAACCCTGATGGTAGAGTAGTGTACGCGTGATCCTGTGAATATGGCAAACGGTTTCTCAAATAAACAGGGAATCAAGCCACATAACTGAGAACTCGAACTAGTTCCTCGATGATTGCTGCTAATTTTCAGAATCACTGATCGAGGATTTGAGATAGAGTAGCAGGGGTGGAGTTATTCACCGATCTGCGATGTCTCCAAGCCAAGACGCGATGCAGGAGCTTGAAGCCATCAATGCTGGTTATCCCGGTGGAAAATCCGATGGTTTCTATAGATTAATCACTTCTCTGTACATATTCATTCGTCTTGGTAGAAATGCTAGTGGAATGTTGGGAAAATTTACCAACATGTGTAATTTTCTCATTTTGCAACTCCAGCTGGATGCTGAAAATTAAACATGTTTTCTTTCTCAAAAACAGGGTTGATTATTGGGTAAAAACCAAACCGTAACCGAAATACACAAACAATCATAAccgaattaaaaatcaaaacatttTGGTTCGGTTAGCGAACTGAAATATATCGGTAATTTTGGTTCGGTATTGGATTAACTGAGCCAAATGCTAAACACTACCTAGAAAGTAGTCTCAGAAATTAGGTCACTTGTGAGGTTTTAAACTTGGAATCACCCCAAAATTTTAACTTCAATATCTAAAATTATCGGTAtagtcaaaaattaaaaacattatctaaaaaagaaaataaatatgaataattaaatttatttgtatGCTTAGACACTTCCCCTCAACATCTTCTAAATTATGGATTgttatttacagttttttttgtcaggattgtTAATTACAGTTTTATACTACTTTTATATATTCGCGGAAAGCCACAAGTTAAGGACAGAGAAAGCGCAGGCAAGTTCATCAACACTCGAGATATCTCCACGAAGATGTATCATAACTCTAGCCATTATTGTGTCTAGATTCATGGTGCCGTTATTTGTTGAGCTGTTTAGTCATCTCATCGCATGCGTTATCAAATTTTTTCTCACATACAGTAACATGCAAGTTATTTTTGGATAGTTTATGCGTATAGatcttattataattaataatgtgAAGAAAAtccattaaatattattaagtatTAACTATGATCcggaaaaaaatttgaatttttaaaaattttcggACACATCTCTTATTTTTTCATGACAAGAATTATTTCTTGGGATATCcagttgatatttttttaaaaaaatcatttataaaattcGGAGATATTtaattcggattttaaaaaatgtaccaGAATCTTGATGTATTCgattagaattttaattatactACCAAATCTGAGCGTAttaaatcaagattttaaattatacttaaaaatcaTATAGTACACAATCaagattatttaaattatattaaaatctgaccatattcaaaaattgatggatatttttgaatttcataaaaaaataaattttatgaattgttcaatattttttaagatatttgaaatcTCAGCAAATGACATGAGATTTTCGAACATTATCCTTAAGTTCTAAAAACCATCAATCTGCAATATTTTGACTGTGACatagttttatataatttgagtgTGTAATAAGGTTAGTTATTtgtagttaattttttataatggtTACATATTTTCATTCATAATGATTACATATCCTTCAAACGTAATTTTAACATACCAATATTcatttcattaaatttttttaacagatttattattctcacatttttttttttggaacaaATATCCTCACATATGTTTAGTATAAATAATTCTAACtaacacaaaaataatatttaatttgagccTGTGAACAGGAAGGCCTCTGAAATCAGCACAGACGTAAGATTTGTAACTTACGAAAATATagtactaagagcatctccaataagctCTTTAAACAAGCTCTTAAATGAAAAAATAGAGAGCATTAACAAAATGGAAGCTCCAATAgagtcttagagcatctccaatagtctcttaagtcattcctcaaatataatataaaatattcactcttaacaatttaatgtatattcatctccaacaacactctttacatcccctcttaaacaatattttattattaaatgaatAGGACTACAATACTAGAGTGGAAAGAGAAAGTGGATGCTTGTAttactttataataaaatataacttaagaGTGAGTGAGAGactcttaaaagagaggagagagaatagACTCTTAAGGTTTTGAAGAGCCTCTAAGACTCTATTGGAGCTTCCATTTTGTTAATGCTCTCTATTTTTTCATTTAAGAGCTTGTTTAAAGagcttattggagatgctcttagaggcTCTTCAAAACCTTAAGAGTCTATTctttctcctctcttttaagagtCTCTCACTCACtcttaagttatattttattataaagtaaTACAAGCATCCACTTTCTCTTTCCACTCTAGTATTGTAGTCCTattcatttaataataaaatattgtttaagaggggatgtaaagagtgttgttggagatgaatatacattaaattgttaagagtgaatattttatattatatttgaggaatgacttaagagactattggagatgctctaatggaTGCACGAGAGTCTATTCAGGAAGACGTGGATTCTAGAACAAGAAGACAAAGTCACGTAAAGTCATGGTAAGTAATCCAGCAGACCGTCCATCCTATCCGTTCCCATCCAACCACAAGGATATGTCAGTTCCGTCATCttaaagtcattattattactCCTCCCCCACCACCTCATCGACAAACTCATCTAGAAACTCTTTTTCAACCTGTTCATCCCAATAACTCATGTGGAAAAATGCACTCCCTCCGTCTCAGTCAATTATATACAGTTtcattttttggatgtcccatcatttctatacattcctaaaatagcaactttttataatataaaacactattacacccactatcttcattctataataataaaaacactatttcACCCAATACtatcctccactatctcaaatctattactccctccgtccccctcaattgtttacattggagggggacacggagaccaagacaatgtatgaaaaatgagtaaagctagatgaaaagtgggtaaagtggtgagactcatcaatatttaataatagattcgagatagtggaggaaagtagtgggtgtaatagtagtttttattgttaaatatgagatagtgggaggaagatagtgggtgtaatgatggaaaaaacttactatatatggtaatgtaaagaaatgagagggacatcccaaaatagtaactgtaaagaaatgagagggacagagggagtattaaaaataagtgggacccaccacttcacccactttccATCTAACTTGACTAATTTCTtaggtctccgtgtccaatcccaatgtatattattcattgggacggagggagtacgatTACGTGCATAATAAAGACTTATTCTTGAAGAAGGTACATGAAATTTTATCtttttctgaaataaatatttatttttttgtcacataATGAATTCGAAACatctctttaatatttatattaaaaaaattctaaaaatatgtattctaaaaaattaagtacttaataaacACTTGACTTATCTCGTCAAACAGGCGCTATATACCTATAGGTCCTATATGATGAAACTGAATTTGATActcattcattttaaaatatgtttatattttccgcatgatccaaaaaaaaaaagcaatttttatgattattattttatgttttacaCATTAGAAATGAAGTAAGATGATAAATTTTTCATTGACAAAAGaaagtgaaaaatatttttaaagattgATTTATGAGCAaaagtgttaatctaataaaaaagtCATACCCCACCAATGACCGAGTCGAACGCAAATTGTAATCGTATGTTCTCATTAatagacagttaaacgatattttaaagatgatatacatacaaatacaagtaccaaCTTCATGCATTCTCGTTAAATTGCTGATACCTCTTCATTATGCCCCAATGAGATATAGTGTGAGCTATCTACGACTCCATACAaaatttcatcaccaaatcaagacCTCCATTTATAATCAAGAAACGAAAAACACACCTCTCACCAAGGAAAGAAAACAATCTGAAAATACAAGCCAAAAACGGAAATAAAACTAAActgaaaacaaataaaaaacttaaatCTGATGGTCGAAGTCACAGGAAAGACAATTAACTGTCGAATATGATAAGTTATGTCTGAATCGAAGAAAAAAGCGAACTGCAAGATCCGATGATATAGATCTAAAACAACAAATTAAACCTAATTAAAAGGATAAAAATCCTTTCCCAAAGAGGAAGATTATTGAAAAAAAGAATCAAATGAACGGCGTGTTGACGTTCCACCGGTGAAAGTCGATAAAAAACCCAGAGATAATAGAGGGGCTACTTTAAGAACAGATAGAATCTTAGAATTCGACTTTATATTTAGAGATTGATAGTTGGAACTAAAATTTTAGTTGGTATTTGAAGAGTGAAATTGTAGTGTTCTAAAATCTttgattaattttcaaaaaaatgtattgatttatcaattacattatgatttgattaaaaatttctaatttattaaaaatctccTATGTTATTATTCATCTACATAGAATTATGATAAATTTaggtatatttttttaaaccgaAGGATACTACAATTAAGGTCTCATCCAATTTTCGGTTTGATTTTGATGTTaccatttaataaaaataattatttaacaattaaCAGTATATTACAAATTATGCCAAATTATGCCGTTTGGTatgtaaatttatttcatataaaTACACTGTACCCATATACTTATGGGAATTATGTACAACATAATAATTAATTCATCTTTAGTTTACATGATGTGGATAGTATCttttttattacatttaaattaagaattgaaaataataaaaagtttgTTTCTTATGTAACTAGCTATGttacattattaaaaatacatgaaaataatttttgttttaaaatcccaTACATAGcaagaagatttttttttttttaaaatcccatACATAACAAGAAGTTAAAGTGAGGCCTATGTTCAAAAGTTATCACAGTAAATACAATTAAGGATTTGTAAATTTTaggttaatattaataattgataTGATTCGTTGGGTTATTCCCATTTATGTTATTAAAGTGATATAGTTTTAgtatatttgttaaaatattgttaataaaACATTAGCGATTATTTGCCTGAAAGATGTTTGCTACATATATGGGAGtcttaaactaataaaatttcaaatgtattatatttgttatgcatttaatctttttaaaatcAAGTCTCATATGAAAATcataatatcaatataattatttgaatatattttattaatttacacttttattttcattttttaatatttaatattcagaattctaaaaaaacaattttatttattgataATATACATGGTCTTAGCATGCGTAGAGCGGGCATAATTACCTAGTTTAATATAACAACAATgaatgagtaatttaattcaaaaagactAATATAATCTTACttactatacatatatattggcGTTGCGCTGAATGAGAGTCGACTCCCTAGGTCACCATAGCCGCGGGCCGCTGCCCCTTTTCTCCATCTACAACTTCGTTTCCCCCATTAACCATTCTCCAGTCTCTTCTCATTCATCTAAATCTTTTTTGTTccaatttttcaataaaatcgaacCAAAGCCaattatttagaatttatttctCAGATTTTGGTTTTGAGTCTGACTCTGCAAATAAAATACCTTTAGATTCAAATCCTCCTCCTTAACAtcataccaagatttggtgtcaTTGagagatttttgaatttttggttTTAATCTCGCCTATTGGCGTGTGTCTGACTTGTTACACTTTTTATTGGGATGTCGAGGTATGTTTTTTGGATGCTGGTTTATGTTTTGTTCTTGGctattttgaaaatgatttatgtGGTTTTGTGGGAGATCTGTATTTAGTGCAGTGCATTGGATTTGGGCTGGTGTCGGATATTGGAAGAGCTTACTTTCCACAACTAAAATTTGTTCATCTTATGAGATCTTTCACCCTCGGCTTGTCTATAGCTGATTTTTGGCATGTAGATAGTTTGGTTgcttctgaacattgggctataGGTGGTGCGTATGTGAAGGTTATTTGTGATATTACTAATTCCAGGATTGGTGCAGGTTTGATCAACCGGGAAGccattttaatcttttttcatTCAAAGAATTTTGAAATTCATGATGTTAAACAGTCTGAAAACATAAACGGTTATGTGCTTAACTCGTTTTTATGTTTCAATTCAGGTTGTAGTGTCAGCTCAAGGAGATTTGTCATAACTGTGATTTGTGTTTTTGCATATCTTTTCCAAATCGGATTTTCGATGGGAGTTCTGTTCTTATTGGAATTAAGT
Protein-coding regions in this window:
- the LOC108192420 gene encoding uncharacterized protein LOC108192420 is translated as MESQYDLGMIGWLVCTVILGGLATVYGFLKKANKNYWSSSSSCFSLGEIVWTIRSVFKNLTHVVDSCSCCSHGVNSDCVDFQFSSWEERIISAKKRERKVGYFLKNIGSNKYTLAVIGKQSIVGHMSYDVYGSFARNHASHLPPRQDLKWNTKREVVDWLSTLITVPNTEVVQQVQYAKEGNSFFKVLIGEFKDSLNVPATYMQQYNSIKNGAMRLRNGENEWEVEVDGRVIKSGWNKFVKDHKLCEGDFLVFTALGEMFFNVAIFGQNGRIKEYPWFHAFNPDGRVVYA